A window of the Odocoileus virginianus isolate 20LAN1187 ecotype Illinois chromosome 20, Ovbor_1.2, whole genome shotgun sequence genome harbors these coding sequences:
- the ZNF473 gene encoding LOW QUALITY PROTEIN: zinc finger protein 473 (The sequence of the model RefSeq protein was modified relative to this genomic sequence to represent the inferred CDS: inserted 1 base in 1 codon), whose product MDFTLENWEQLGQGQGDLFWDTALDNYQSLFLLNPPRPNLTFHPDGGEKLEALAKESPESTDADIAETFPLPQDFLEEGLFQEITETFSKDDLWNSHLGEASIGQSWLDSLLGDSESFLRSDITSLESLTECKSHELKSHELKIDLSPKSXPSPGAGSMTPDVPEKSLAPAKSQECGNDFKCSSDHSQQDTIQGGEKPYKYNECGKSFSQSYFMIQHWILHNREHPTVLQEYEKDVNQSSCLFMQLVTDTSYKSYVCNKCGKTFSQNTHLLCHQKIHTEEEPWENQDGDCPADHDPQPFECHKPPPGKTYNCNECGQSFSQTFHLSLHQKTHTQKCYECAKCKAPFNSNRYLLQHQKIHAAKMNTEDQEGGKVCRQSSLLVQHQSVHTAEEPYKCDECGKTFSHSLALKIHQRVNSGEKPYKCNECGKAFYPNSHLNEHQRVHTGYRPYKCHKCVKSFSRPSHLIRRLSIHATEKLYSCAKCKKTFSRNEHLVQHQKIHAVETPYECQECGEQFICCLTLTCHQSIHTREKGGLSESQEILYEKPEHREHPRICGKCFKCNKCEKTFSCRKYLTRHEWIHARVKPFECNQCGKAFGQSSQLIRHQRIHSRLRSYRCGDCGKAFIYSTSLIKHQSLHGIEHPFKCNECGRTFSQSARLLEHQLVHTTKKPLKPKKCDKVLVHSNHLIQHQGTQAGKKPFEQNECGEIIQESSCLSKHQGVHTDEKPYTCDCGRTFSLGAQLIYHQRVHSGEKPYVCQECGKAFSQSSCFSQHQRVHRGEKPYKCDNCGKAFSQGTALIQHQRIHTGEKPCVCQECRKASWQCSCLSKHQRVHTREKPYVCAKCGKAFAQKTNLMLHETTHTGEKPYACGVCGRAFRLRAHLSQHQRIHTQEKPYQCQHCQEALCCCSGLSRQQ is encoded by the exons ATGGACTTCACCTTGGAGAACTGGGAGCAGCTGGGGCAGGGCCAGGGAGATCTGTTCTGGGACACAGCGCTGGACAACTACCAGAGCCTCTTCCTGCTGA ACCCCCCCAGACCCAACCTGACCTTCCATCCAGATGGTGGGGAAAAGCTGGAGGCCCTTGCGAAAGAAAGCCCAGAGTCAACAGATGCTG ACATAGCTGAGACTTTCCCTCTGCCTCAGGACTTCTTGGAAGAAGGACTCTTCCAGGAGATTACTGAGACTTTTTCCAAGGATGATCTCTGGAACTCCCATTTGGGAGAAGCCTCCATAGGCCAAAGCTGGTTAGATAGTTTGCTAGGAGATTCAGAAAGTTTTCTGAGGTCTGATATTACCAGTCTGGAAAGTCTCACAGAATGCAAAAGCCACGAACTCAAGAGCCATGAACTTAAGATAGACCTCAGTCCTAAGT CACCTTCCCCAGGAGCGGGTTCCATGACACCTGATGTCCCTGAAAAGAGCCTGGCACCAGCTAAGTCTCAGGAATGTGGGAATGACTTCAAGTGCTCCTCGGACCACAGCCAGCAGGATACCATCCAGGGAGGGGAGAAACCATATAAGTACAATGAGTGTGGGAAGAGCTTCAGCCAGAGTTACTTTATGATCCAGCACTGGATTCTTCACAATAGGGAGCATCCCACTGTGCTTCAAGAGTATGAGAAAGATGTCAACCAGAGTTCCTGCCTTTTCATGCAACTAGTGACTGACACAAGCTACAAATCTTATGTTTGTAACAAGTGTGGGAAAACTTTTAGTCAAAATACACACCTTCTGTGCCATCAGAAAATTCACACTGAAGAAGAACCATGGGAGAATCAAGATGGTGACTGTCCAGCAGATCACGATCCACAGCCTTTTGAGTGTCATAAACCACCCCCAGGTAAAACCTACAATTGTAACGAATGTGGCCAGAGTTTTAGCCAAACCTTTCATCTCTCTCTGCATCAGAAGACCCATACTCAGAAATGCTACGAATGTGCCAAATGCAAGGCACCCTTCAACTCCAACAGATACCTCCTCCAACATCAGAAAATTCATGCTGCAAAAATGAACACAGAGGATCAGGAGGGTGGGAAGGTCTGCAGGCAGAGCTCCTTGCTTGTCCAACATCAGTCTGTTCACACTGCGGAGGAGCCTTATAAGTGTGATGAGTGTGGGAAAACCTTTAGCCATAGCCTGGCCCTAAAGATCCACCAGAGGGTTAACAGTGGAGAGAAGCCTTACAAATgcaatgaatgtgggaaagccttttaCCCGAACAGTCACCTTAATGAACACCAGAGGGTTCACACGGGTTACCGGCCCTACAAATGTCACAAATGTGTCAAGAGTTTCAGCCGGCCTTCCCACCTGATTCGACGCCTGTCCATTCATGCTACAGAAAAGCTCTACAGCTGTGCCAAATGCAAGAAGACCTTCAGCCGCAATGAACACCTTGTTCAGCACCAGAAAATCCATGCTGTGGAAACCCCCTATGAATGTCAGGAGTGTGGTGAGCAATTTATTTGCTGCTTGACCCTAACTTGCCACCAGAGCATTCACACTAGAGAAAAAGGAGGACTCAGTGAGAGCCAGGAGATCTTATATGAGAAACCTGAGCACAGAGAGCATCCAAGGATCTGTGGGAAGTGCTTTAAGTGTAACAAATGCGAGAAAACCTTCAGCTGCAGAAAATACCTGACTCGGCACGAGTGGATTCACGCCAGGGTGAAGCCCTTTGAGTGTAACCAGTGTGGGAAAGCCTTTGGGCAAAGTTCACAGCTCATCCGGCACCAGAGGATCCACTCTAGATTGAGATCATACAGATGTGGGGACTGTGGGAAGGCCTTTATCTACAGCACCTCCCTCATCAAACATCAGTCCCTCCACGGGATCGAGCATCCCTTTAAATGTAACGAATGTGGAAGGACCTTCAGCCAAAGTGCCCGTCTCTTAGAACATCAGTTAGTCCATACTACGAAGAAGCCCTTGAAACCTAAGAAGTGTGACAAAGTCTTGGTTCACAGTAACCACCTTATTCAGCATCAGGGAACTCAGGCCGGAAAGAAGCCCTTTGAGCAGAATGAATGTGGGGAAATTATCCAGGAGAGCTCATGCCTTTCTAAGCACCAGGGAGTTCACACAGATGAGAAGCCCTATACCTGTGACTGTGGGAGAACCTTCAGCCTGGGTGCGCAGCTCATTTACCACCAGAGAGTTCACAGTGGAGAAAAGCCTTACGTTTGTCAGGAATGCGGGAAAGCCTTCAGCCAGAGCTCGTGCTTCTCTCAACATCAGAGAGTTCACAGAGGTGAAAAGCCCTATAAATGTGACAACTGTGGGAAAGCTTTCAGTCAGGGCACTGCGCTCATCCAACACCAGAggattcatactggagagaagccttGTGTTTGTCAGGAATGCAGGAAAGCCTCCTGGCAGTGCTCGTGCCTTTCTAAGCATCAGAGAGTTCATACCAGGGAGAAGCCTTATGTGTGTGCtaaatgtgggaaagcctttgcCCAGAAAACAAATCTGATGCTGCATGAGACAACTCACACAGGGGAGAAGCCTTATGCTTGTGGTGTGTGTGGGAGAGCCTTTCGCCTTAGGGCCCATCTCAGTCAGCACCAGAGAATTCACACCCAGGAGAAACCATATCAGTGTCAACATTGTCAGGAAGCGTTGTGCTGCTGCTCAGGTCTCAGCCGACAGCAGTGA
- the LOC110133140 gene encoding zinc finger protein 665 isoform X2: MSSPVWSEGKSPGWRGEKPSKLPVQVDLETSSATSQEILPKKSISEEVACPVAKMEGILRAVLGDAKLGESWMCGCQLEDQGKQERCLRWLFTTPKEDTDEERGLDCSELRRSFKRTSAFIRKQRVLGGERPQKWTRSRKSLKCQRTFVKKKPFKCMECGKAFVYHSDYIIHQRIHTGEKPYKCNDCGKAFSNSSYFIQHHIIHTGEKPYACNECGKTFTQSSSLTEHQRIHTGEKPYKCKECGKAFTQSSSLIKHQRCHTGEKPYKCHQCGKFYSQVSHLTRHQKIHTGEKPYKCDECGKAFCHTSSLTQHQTIHTGEKPYKCNECGKTFSHSSSLTQHQRVHTGEKPYECPECGKAFSHSSSLIQHQRIHTGEKPYECHDCRKAYTQISHLMRHQSIHIGEKPYVCNDCGKAFSHTSSFIQHQTIHTGEKPYKCNKCGKTFSQNSSLTRHQRIHTGEKPYECKVCRKAYTQISHLIQHQRTHTGEKPYECCECGKAFSRSTHLIEHQKIHTGKKPYKCKECGKTFSHSSSLTQHQRIHTGEKPYACKECGKAFNQSIHLIQHQRIHTGEKPYKCKNCGKTYTQISHLIQHQKVHRGGKHSACNKCGEDFNWGPQLAEHQRLHTMHGGYVCCDFEKAISWSTQLADQRTHAD; the protein is encoded by the coding sequence actTGGAGACAAGCTCTGCAACTAGTCAGGAGATCCTTCCAAAAAAGAGTATTTCTGAAGAGGTGGCTTGCCCAGTGGCAAAGATGGAGGGAATCTTAAGGGCAGTGCTTGGAGACGCCAAGCTGGGGGAGTCCTGGATGTGTGGCTGTCAGCTGGAAGACCAGGGCAAGCAGGAGAGGTGTTTGAGGTGGTTGTTCACTACTCCCAAGGAAGATACCGATGAGGAGAGGGGCCTTGACTGCAGCGAGCTTAGGAGAAGCTTCAAGAGGACCTCAGCCTTCATCAGGAAGCAAAGAGTGCTTGggggagagaggcctcagaagtgGACCAGGTCAAGAAAGAGCCTCAAATGCCAAAGGACCTTTGTCAAGAAGAAACCATTCAAATGCAtggaatgtgggaaagccttcgtCTATCATTCTGACTACATTATACAccagagaattcacactggagagaagccctacAAGTGTAATGACTGCGGGAAGGCATTCAGCAACAGCTCGTATTTCATCCAGCACCACATCATCCACACGGGAGAGAAGCCCTATGCCTGCAACGAGTGTGGCAAGACCTTTACCCAGAGCTCATCACTCACTGAGCACCAGAGGATCCACACTGGAGAAAAACCCTACAAATGCAAggagtgtgggaaagccttcaccCAGAGTTCCTCCCTCATCAAGCACCAGCGATGCCACACGGGGGAGAAACCCTATAAATGCCACCAGTGTGGAAAGTTCTACTCCCAGGTGTCCCACCTCACCCGCCACCAGAAAatccacacaggagagaagccctACAAATGCGACGAGTGTGGCAAGGCTTTCTGTCACACCTCCTCCCTGACTCAGCACCAGACAATCCACACCGGAGAGAAACCCTACAAGTGTAATGAGTGCGGGAAGACTTTCAGTCACAGCTCGTCGCTGACGCAGCACCAGCgagttcacactggagagaaaccatacgAGTGCCCCGAGTGTGGCAAAGCCTTCAGCCACAGTTCGTCGCTGATTcagcatcagagaattcatactggtgagAAGCCCTATGAGTGTCACGATTGCAGGAAGGCTTACACCCAGATCTCCCACCTCATGAGGCACCAGAGTATTCACATAGGGGAGAAACCCTATGTCTGTAATGACTGTGGGAAGGCTTTCAGTCACACCTCTTCCTTTATTCAACACCAGACAATTCACACTGGTGAAAAGCCCTACAAGTGTAACAAATGCGGGAAAACCTTCAGCCAGAACTCCTCGCTTACACGCCACCAGCGAATTCACACTGGGGAGAAGCCCTATGAGTGTAAAGTTTGCAGGAAGGCATACACCCAGATCTCCCATCTCATTCAGCACCAGAGGACTCACACGGGAGAGAAACCTTATGAGTGCTGtgagtgtgggaaagcctttagCCGGAGCACCCATCTTATTGAGCATCAGAAGATCCACACGGGCAAGAAACCCTATAAGTGTAAGGAGTGTGGGAAAACATTCAGTCACAGCTCATCCCTCACTCAACACCAGAGGATTCACACAGGTGAGAAGCCCTATGCCTGTAAGGAATGCGGGAAAGCATTCAACCAGAGCATCCACCTTATTCAACACCAAAGGATTCACACTGGGGAGAAGCCCTACAAGTGTAAGAACTGTGGGAAAACATATACCCAGATCTCACACCTCATTCAACACCAGAAAGTTCACAGGGGTGGCAAGCACTCTGCATGTAACAAATGTGGAGAGGACTTCAACTGGGGACCACAGCTGGCAGAACACCAGAGACTTCATACTATGCATGGTGGCTatgtctgctgtgattttgagAAAGCCATTTCTTGGAGCACGCAGCTTGCTGATCAGAGAACTCATGCTGACTAG